A region from the Mya arenaria isolate MELC-2E11 chromosome 2, ASM2691426v1 genome encodes:
- the LOC128224784 gene encoding sodium-dependent glucose transporter 1A-like gives MENKDLSSLLRKLIKTAFLVVVWICIGLCLEITGPTLIDLKLRTHSNFEAVATAVSGRSAGFFIGSALGGVLVDKLGRFSDLILAISLDLMAGFTAALPWARMTELMFAISLCAGTCEGVINIAGQKLIINMWQEKSASPLHLLHAGFGCGSFIIPLIANPFLAVLRGADNNLSDISTLAPTTTAEPVYLKQSRIEYAYAIAGMIVVVVSFVFYVYHFTGIRDSKAVVKSESEGDTSKPLSFRQMFNPATCTGGRFFYGLEIFVLVALFFFQATGGERVGGKFIRTFAIDYHKFSNDDGTYINTVFWITFTCGRVAGFVAANWIPIRILILIETGGCLAGSIALMFFGTSGPLALWVIMPILGFFIAPLFPSGIGWANFHIDVTGIAITVFLLGGSVGALVYMKVIGFLYDNYGPKMYIYTLLAYGIGAFVLAVLMDLVGAQHGNRFNWKKEEKDIPVEGHISEDVNEIKL, from the exons ATGgaaaataaagatttatcaaGTTTATTACGAAAGTTGATAAAAACCGCTTTCCTTGTTGTCGTTTGGATATGTATA GGTCTTTGTCTCGAAATCACCGGGCCTACACTGATCGACCTCAAACTAAGAACACACTCAAACTTTGAAGCAGTGGCAACGGCCGTTTCTGGACGAAGCGCCGGGTTTTTCATCGGTTCTGCACTAGGGGGCGTTTTGGTAGACAAACTAGGGCGATTTTCGGACTTGATTCTTGCCATAAGTTTAGACTTGATGGCAGGGTTTACGGCGGCACTACCCTGGGCGCGGATGACGGAGCTTATGTTTGCCATCAGCCTCTGTGCTGGCACATGCGAAGGCGTCATCAATATCG CTGGTCAGAAACTGATCATAAACATGTGGCAAGAGAAGTCTGCCTCGCCGCTACATCTTCTACACGCTGGGTTTGGTTGTGGATCGTTCATCATCCCGCTTATTGCAAACCCATTCTTGGCTGTCCTGAGGGGTGCAGATAACAACTTATCGGACATCTCAACGTTAGCGCCAACTACAACGGCAGAACCGGTTTACCTAAAGCAATCAAGAATAGAATACGCTTATGCAATCGCTGGAATGATCGTAGTTGTTGTGTcatttgtgttttatgtgtaCCATTTCACCGGAATACGGGACAGTAAAGCCGTTGTTAAAAGTGAAAGTGAAGGGGATACATCCAAGCCATTATCCTTTCGTCAGATGTTCAATCCTGCAACATGTACGGGTGGACGGTTTTTCTACGGATTGGAAATCTTTGTATTGGTAGCGTTGTTCTTTTTCCAAGCCACGGGCGGTGAACGTGTAGGTGGGAAATTTATACGTACGTTCGCAATTGACTATCACaaattctccaatgatgacggTACCTACATAAACACGGTATTTTGGATAACCTTCACTTGCGGACGCGTGGCAGGTTTTGTCGCTGCAAATTGGATACCAATTCGCATACTGATACTTATTGAAACAGGCGGTTGTCTTGCTGGATCGATCGCACTAATGTTTTTTGGTACCAGCGGGCCTCTTGCATTGTGGGTGATAATGCCAATATTAGGGTTTTTCATAGCCCCACTTTTCCCATCCGGAATAGGCTGGGCTAACTTCCACATTGACGTCACCGGAATAGCGATAACCGTGTTCTTACTTGGTGGATCTGTAGGTGCACTCGTATATATGAAGGTCATTGGATTTTTGTACGACAACTACGGtccaaaaatgtatatatacacattgcTTGCGTACGGTATCGGTGCATTTGTGCTTGCAGTGCTTATGGATCTGGTCGGAGCTCAACATGGCAATCGTTTCAACtggaaaaaagaagaaaaggacATCCCCGTCGAGGGACATATATCCGAGGAcgttaatgaaataaaactgtgA